A genomic region of Candidatus Thermoplasmatota archaeon contains the following coding sequences:
- a CDS encoding ABC transporter permease subunit produces the protein MNISFASVITIARKEFYEYLKTKRLLIVGGLYAIGFLLAVSIMSYYKSPDDFRSLISTAHSIVSIFYILLPITLSYDLIAGEWSRKSIFLLLSKSVNREEVIIGKFLGISIIICTVLIPVATIGHLIAIAALGNPGLESMGRAYAYLAVILLGTACYISFSLLFSTITRTTATALISSIIVGWFGLNMVYPIANLFRFLTGHGSDSTPLYGKIAFAISPSNCMAATTQILSDKIMGFSTGNIYPISIFQAVIMMAVFCIVIFIIALTLFKRKELT, from the coding sequence CATAACAATTGCTCGGAAAGAGTTTTACGAATATTTAAAGACCAAACGATTGCTTATAGTAGGCGGGTTGTATGCAATCGGATTTCTTCTCGCAGTTAGTATCATGTCATACTATAAGAGCCCCGATGATTTTCGGTCTCTTATATCAACTGCCCACTCCATCGTTTCTATATTTTACATCCTGCTTCCTATTACCCTTTCTTATGATTTGATAGCAGGGGAGTGGAGCAGAAAATCCATATTTCTCTTGCTTTCAAAATCTGTCAACAGGGAAGAAGTAATCATTGGCAAATTTTTAGGCATTTCCATAATTATTTGTACTGTACTTATACCTGTTGCTACCATAGGTCATCTCATTGCCATTGCTGCTCTTGGCAACCCTGGTTTGGAAAGCATGGGAAGGGCATATGCGTATCTCGCTGTTATCCTTTTAGGCACTGCTTGCTACATTTCTTTTTCTCTGCTGTTCTCCACAATTACACGTACTACTGCAACAGCACTTATTTCCTCCATTATAGTGGGATGGTTTGGTTTAAATATGGTATACCCAATTGCCAATCTCTTTCGTTTTCTCACAGGGCATGGCAGTGATTCAACACCCTTATACGGCAAAATTGCCTTTGCGATTTCTCCGAGCAATTGCATGGCGGCAACTACACAAATTTTGTCTGACAAAATCATGGGCTTTTCAACAGGAAATATTTATCCAATCTCAATCTTTCAGGCAGTCATCATGATGGCAGTATTTTGTATAGTAATTTTCATTATTGCTCTTACATTATTCAAACGGAAAGAGCTGACATAG
- a CDS encoding ribose-phosphate diphosphokinase, protein MKKIIAGSSSPALAKNLSDELNVPIANVTIKRFPDGECYVRLHENIDEAIIVQNTYPDDNIIEMFLLQDAARKMGVEKISLVIPYYGYGRQDKTFDDGEAISAEKMARLLEQDAASVILINPHKEHIINFFSIKTKNCDGMPVLAEYFEGKVDAVIAPDKGALSMAQKAAGVIGCDHNYFEKTRISGSEVKMKIKDMNVKDKKLLILDDIISTGGTMAKAVEMLKQQEANAVYAACIHGLFVKNADERILQAGCKEIVATDTIESAHSKVSVAKEVAKLF, encoded by the coding sequence ATGAAAAAAATTATAGCTGGTTCTTCTTCCCCCGCTCTGGCAAAAAATTTGTCTGATGAGCTGAATGTGCCAATTGCAAATGTAACCATAAAAAGATTTCCGGATGGGGAGTGCTACGTGCGTCTGCATGAAAACATTGATGAGGCTATAATTGTTCAAAATACGTATCCAGATGACAACATCATCGAGATGTTCCTGCTTCAGGATGCAGCAAGAAAAATGGGTGTGGAAAAAATAAGTTTGGTAATCCCTTACTACGGCTACGGGAGACAGGACAAAACATTTGATGATGGAGAGGCAATAAGTGCGGAAAAAATGGCACGGCTGCTCGAGCAGGATGCAGCCAGCGTCATTTTAATAAATCCTCACAAAGAACATATTATAAATTTTTTCAGCATAAAGACAAAAAATTGCGATGGCATGCCTGTGCTGGCGGAATACTTTGAGGGAAAGGTGGATGCTGTCATAGCCCCAGATAAGGGTGCGCTATCGATGGCACAAAAAGCTGCTGGAGTAATAGGATGTGATCATAACTATTTCGAGAAAACGAGGATAAGCGGTAGTGAGGTGAAGATGAAAATAAAAGATATGAACGTGAAAGACAAAAAACTTCTCATCCTTGACGATATTATTTCTACAGGAGGAACAATGGCAAAGGCGGTAGAAATGCTGAAGCAACAGGAAGCAAATGCGGTATATGCGGCATGTATCCACGGCTTATTCGTAAAAAATGCAGATGAAAGAATTTTACAAGCAGGATGTAAAGAAATAGTGGCAACGGATACAATTGAAAGTGCCCACAGCAAAGTAAGCGTGGCAAAGGAAGTGGCAAAATTGTTTTGA